CCAGCTCACCGGCGATGGCGCGCTTGATCAGGTCCAGAGCACCGGCCTGCAGCAGTTCAGGCGCGACCACGGCATCGACGGCACCCACTTTCAGGGCGTCTTCGGCGCGGTTTTCCTTGCCCGAGGCGATCCACTCGATGGCATTGTCCGAGCCGATCAGACGCGGCAGGCGAACGGTGCCGCCAAAGCCTGGGTAGATGCCCAGCTTGACTTCCGGCAGGCCGATCTTGGCGCTGCTGGACATGACGCGGTAATCCGCCGCCAGGCACATTTCCAGGCCGCCGCCCAGGGCGATGCCGTTGATGGCCACGACGGTCGGCACCGCGAGGTCTTCGAAGTCGCTGAAGATACGGTTGGCTTCCAGGTTGCCGGCCACCAGCTCGGCCTCGGGCAGCTTGAAATTGTCGACGAATTCGGTGATGTCGGCACCGACGATGAACACGTCCTTGCCGCTGCTGACGATCACACCCTTGATGGAAGCGTCGGCCTTGATGGTATCCACGGCCTGACGCAGCTCGTTCAGGGTAAGGCGGTTGAATTTGTTGACGGACTCACCCTTGAGGTCGAACTTCAGTTCGACGATGCCGCTTTCAAGAGCCTTAACCGTGATGGCTTTACCTTCGTAAATCATCAACTGATCTCCACGATATGGAAGCTGAACTGTACACGCCGATCACTGGCAGGAAGGCAATCTTCAAGCCCTCCCCCAGGCACACCCGTCAGCGCGATAGTCGGGATTCTGTACGAGCGATGTGAACATACAAACGCTCAATTCATACGCCCGTTTGATTTGGGTACGCACACATTCTCCGAAAAGGTCGGCGTTGTCAAATGCTCGAAAGCACCCGGAAAACGCGACTTTCCAGTCATTTTGTAACACCAGGGGATAAAGCATGATGACAGTGATTGTCGATCATTCATGTCGACGATCGGCCAATGGCTGGTGGGGTTAACTGCGCTGCCAGCCTGCTGATTTTTCATGCACACATTCGAGACAAGGGTCTACACTGCCCTCGAATCGAATGTTTTCCCGGCCTGCCTGGCCAGCTTCACCACTGTGGGATCAGGGTTGCCCTGCTCCCACTTTTTTTTGCGCCTGCCTCAGGCGAGGGTTTCGAGGGTGTGGGCAATATCCTGCAATACAGATTTTTCCCCGCGCTCGCTCCAGTACAAGGCGATCATGCGGGTATCGGCCTCCACCTTGTAGACGTTGGCCGGCAACCGCGCAAAACACTCCGCCAGACGCGGCTCCTCGCACGGCTCACGCCATTTGTTCCACCACACTCCCGGGCTGACCTGCCAATAGCACCAGCTATCCTCACGCCCCTTGCGCCGGCCTCGGTGATACTGCGGACACGGGCTTGGGGGCTCGCTTTGCAGCCAGTGCGGCCACTGCTGGGGCGCCAGTTGCATGGCCAGGCCCATGCGTCGCCCCTCCAGGCGCAAACTCATCTGTTCGCTCTGCTTGCGCGACGGTCGCAACCAGGCCAACGGGCTGAGAATCAGCGCAAGGATTGACACCACCAGCCATACCGTCATATCTGTAGTTCCCATAAAGCGTTGCAAATGAGCGGGTTAGTCTTTTTCACGCAAGACCTGCCAGAAAGCGACCATACTTTCACTATTGCGATTGTCAGGAGTGCCGCTCATGTCCTACGAACATCTTCTGGTTGCCGTCGACCTGACCGAGGAATGCGACCCGGTGATCAAGCGTGCCATGAAGCTCGCCGAACCCAACGGAGCCAAGGTTTCCCTGGTGCATATCGTCGAGCCGATGGCCATGGCATTTGGTGGCGACGTGCCGATGGACCTGTCGCAACTGCAGCAACAGCAGTTCGACCAGGCCAAGGAACGCATGGATCGCCTGTTCAACAAATATCCAGACATCAATCGCGGCGATTCGCACCTGATCTACGGCCAGCCGCGCCAGGAAATCCACCAACTGGCCAAGGATCAGAAGTGCGACCTGATCGTGGTCGGCAGCCATGGCCGCCATGGTCTGGCGCTGCTATTGGGTTCTACGGCCAATGACGTGCTGCATGGGGCACCGTGCGATGTACTGGCGGTGCGCTTGCAGAAGAAAGAATGATATAGCCCGAGCCGGCCCTATCGCTGCGACTTGTCCCGCGATAGGGCCGGCTCGATCGACTCAACCTTCCAGCTCGGCCCAGCGCTCGACCAGCACATCCAGCTCAGCCTGCAACTTCTCGAGCTTGGCCAGTACGTCCGACGTTTCGCCAATCGGCCGCTGATAGAAGCCAGGCGCGTTCACCTCTTCCTGCAGCACCGCCATCTTCTGCTCCAGCGCATCGATCTGCCCAGGCAGCATCTCCAGCTCACGCTGCAGTTTGTAGCTCAGCTTTTTCTTGCTGCTGTCGGCCACCACAGGCGCCACGGGCTCCGGGGCGACCTCGACCGCAACCTTCTCGACCACGGCACTGTTGAGCTCGGACTTGCCGCCCTTGCTCTCGGTCACGCCCAGCAGTTTCGGCGAGCCCCCCTGGCGGATCCAGTCTTCATAGCCACCCACGTACTCACGCACCTTGCCCTCACCCTCGAACACCAGGGTGCTGGTGACCACGTTGTCGAGGAAGGCCCGGTCGTGGCTGACCATCAGTACCGTGCCCTTGAAGTTGGACAGCACTTCCTCGAGCAGCTCGAGCGTCTCGACGTCCAGGTCGTTGGTCGGCTCGTCCAGCACCAGCAAGTTGGCCGGTTTGCTGAACAGCTTGGCCAGCAACAGACGCGCACGTTCACCACCAGACAGCGCCTTGACCGGCGTGCGTGCACGCTGGGGGCTGAACAGGAAGTCGCCGAGGTAGCTCAGCACGTGGCGATTCTGACCATCGATCTCGATGAAGTCGCGACCTTCGGCGAGGTTGTCGATCACCGTCTTCTCAAGGTCGAGCTGGTGACGCATCTGGTCGAAGTAGGCCACCTCCAGCTTGGTGCCGCGATCGACCTTGCCGGCGGTCGGCTCCAGGTCACCCAGCATGAGCTTGAGCAAGGTGGTCTTGCCGGTGCCGTTGGCGCCGAGCAGGCCGATACGGTCCTGGCGCTGCAGGACCATGGAGAAATCCTTGACCAGCTTCGGCCCCTGAGGGTGCGCGAAGCTGACGTTTTCCAGCACCATCACCTGCTTGCCGGACTTGTCGGCGACCTCGATCTGGATGTTCGCCCTGCCCTGGCGCTCGCGACGCTCGCTGCGCTCCACGCGCAGGGCCTTGAGGGCACGCACACGACCTTCATTACGGGTACGCCGGGCCTTGATGCCCTGGCGGATCCAGACCTCTTCCTGGGCCAGGCGCTTGTCGAACAGCGCGTTGGCAGTTTCCTCGGCGGCCAACGCGGCCTCCTTGTGCACCAGGAAGCTGGCGTAGTCGCCGTTCCAGTCAATCAGCCCGCCGCGGTCCAGCTCGAGGATCCGCGTGGCCAGGTTCTGCAGGAACGAGCGGTCGTGAGTGATGAACAACACGGCGCCGTTGAAGCCGCTCAGGGCCTCTTCGAGCCAGGCGATGGCACCGATGTCCAGGTGGTTGGTCGGTTCGTCGAGCAGCAGCAGGTCAGGCTCGGACACCAGCGCCTGGGCCAGCAGCACGCGACGGCGCCAGCCGCCGGACAGCTCGGCGAGGGTCTTGTCGGCCGGCAGTTGCAGGCGGCTCAGGGTGCTCTCCACGACCTGCTGCAGACGCCAGCCGTCGCGGGCCTCCAGCTCATGCTGGACATGCATCAGCTTGTCCAGGTCGGCATCATTCTGGATGTTCTGGCTCAGGTGGTGATATTCGGCGAGCAGCGCACCGACGCCGTCGAGGCCCTCGGCGACCACATCGAACACGCTGCGATCGTCGGCCACCGGCAATTCCTGCGGAAGCTCACCTATCTTCAGTGCCGGCGCACGCCAGATTTCCCCTTCGTCGGGTTTCTGTTCACCCTTGACCAGGCGCAACATGCTCGACTTGCCGGTGCCGTTACGGCCGATAATGCACACCCGCTCGCCACGGGCGATCTGCCAGGACACTTTGTCCAGCAGCGGCATGGCGCCGAACGCGAGGGACACATCGCTGAATTTGAGCAGGGTCATGATCATCTCCAAAAACCGGGCGCGCATTCTACCTGACTTTCACGCCTACTTCGCCCCTGCGTGACATTCCGGGTGCGATGGCAGCGAGCGCTTGGCGACGCGTGGTCGGTGTTAACGATTCGATACAAGCACAGTGCTTTCATCCATCGCCGGCAAACGGCTAAGCTAAGGAAACTAGATTTCAACAGTGCTGGCTTCGCCGTCACTTTTCATGGTTCAACTGCCCGGACGTATCATGCGCAGCCGCCTGTTCCAATTCGTTTCCTGCCTGGTGCTCACCGCCACGACCGCGAGTGCTGCACAGGCAATCGACATCACCCAGCAGCGCCAGTACTACGACGAGGCCAAGCGTGCCCTCGCCAAAGGCGACAAGGGTCCCTACCTGCGGTATGCCCAAGCGCTCAGCGACTATCCGCTCACACCCTACCTGGCCTACGACGAACTCACCGCGCGGCTGAAGACTGCCAGCAACGAGGAAGTCGAAGGCTTCCTCGCCAAACACGGTGACCTGCCCCAGGCCAACTGGATGAAACTGCGCTGGTTGCGCTGGCAGGCCGAACGCGGCGACTGGAAGACCTTCGCCAAATACTACGACCCGAAGCTGAACTTCACCGAACTGGATTGCCTCAACGGCCAGTACCAGTTGACCAACGGCCTGCGCGCCGAAGGTTTCGCCACTGCCGAAAAACTGTGGAACGTCGGCAAGTCGCAACCTGCGGCCTGCGACACCTTGTTCGGCCTGTGGGCCGCAGAAGGCCAGCTCACCGAGGCCCGCCGCTGGCAGCGTGCGAAACTGGCGGCCGAGGCGCGCAACTACAGCCTGGCCAACAACCTGGTGCAAACGCTCACCACACTCGGCCCGCAAGGCAAGCTGCTGATCGATGTGGCGCAGAAACCCGAGCTGCTCAAGCAGCCTTCGCGCTTCATGCCGGTCAACGAAGCGATGTCCGATGTGGTCAGCCTCGGCCTGCGCCGCCTGGCGCGGCAGGATCCCGAGCAAGCCATGGCACTGCTCGACGACTACGCCCAGCGCATGCATTTTTCCCGCGACGAGAAGGTCGCCATCGCCCGCGAGATCGGCCTCACGCTCGCACGGCGCTACGATCCGCGCGCCCTCGACCTGATGACCCGCTACGACCCGGAACTGCGCGACAACACCGTCAGCGAATGGCGCATGCGCCTGCTGCTGCGTCTCGGGCGCTGGGAAGAAGCCTACGAACTGAGCCGCCGCCTGCCCCAGGACCTGGCCGACAGCAGCCGCTGGCGCTACTGGCAGGCACGCAGCCTGGAGCTGGCACAACCCAACAACCCGCAGATCCCGCTGCTCTACAAGAACGTCTCGCGTGAGCGCGACTTCTATGGTTTTCTTGCTGCCGATCGCGCGCAAACACCGTACCAGCTCAACAACAAGCCCCTGGTACTGAGCCAGCAGTTGATCAACAAGGTGCGTAACACCCCCGGCGTGCGCCGCGCCCTGGAGTTCCACGCCCGTGGCCAGATTGTCGAGGGGCGCCGCGAGTGGTACCACGTCAGCCGCCACTTCAACCGTGACGAAATGGTCGCCCAGGCCCGCCTGGCCTACGACCTGCGCTGGTACTTCCCGGCTATCCGCACCATCAGCCAGGCTAAGTACTGGGACGACCTGGACATCCGCTTCCCGATGGCCCACCGCGACACCCTGGTGCGCGAAGCCAAAGTCCGCGGCCTGCACTCGAGCTGGGTATTCGCCATCACCCGTCAGGAAAGTGCCTTCATGGACGATGCCCGCTCGCCAGTAGGCGCCAGCGGCCTGATGCAACTGATGCCAGGAACCGCCAAGGAAACCGCGCGCAAGTTCAGCATCCCGCTGGCCTCGCCTGCGCAGGTACTCGATCCGGACAAGAACATCCAGCTCGGCGCCGCCTACCTGAGCCAGGTGCACGGCCAGTTCAACGGCAACCGCGTGCTGGCGTCGGCCGCCTACAACGCAGGCCCCGGTCGCGTACGTCAGTGGCTCAAGGGCGCCAAGCACCTGAGCTTCGATGTCTGGGTCGAGTCGATCCCGTTCGATGAGACACGTCAGTATGTGCAGAACGTGCTGTCGTACTCGGTGATCTATGGCCAGAAACTGAACGCACCACAACCGTTGGTGGACTGGCACGAACGCTACTTCGACGACATGTGATCCGGCCCAGGCCCTGTCGGAGCACCGACAGGGCCTCATGTCGGACCGGGTTAACTTTCGGTTAATCAGTCTGCTCCAGCATGGTGCACTCAATGCACTGCCAAGGCGTCGACATGCGTGTTCTCCTGCTCTTCCTGACATTCCTGCTCGCCGGCCCGCTCCAGGCCAATCCCTTCGCTCCCAAGTCGGATTTCCTGCCGGTGAGTCAGGCTTTCGTCCTGAGCCAGGACCGCTTGCCTTCCGGGCAGATGCGCCTGTATTTCCAGATCAAGGATGGCTACTACCTCTACCAGAAGCGCCTGAAGTTCGACGGCATTCCCGTCGATCAGCAACCGCAACTGCCTGCGGCTCTCAACCATCATGACGAGTTCTTCGGCGACAGCGCCGTCTATCGCACCGAACTCGAGTTGCTGCTGCCCGCCAATGCCACTGGCGAACTGCGACTGGGCTGGCAGGGCTGCGCCGATGCCGGGCTGTGCTATCCACCGCAAACCACCGTGATCGACCTGGGCGGCCAGCCGGCTTCTGCTGCGCCAGCGGCACCGGATGGCGGACAAGCCAGCGACCAGGCCCTGGCCAGCGGCCTTCAGCACAGCAGCCTGGCCTGGAGCCTGCTGGCGTTCTTCGGCCTGGGTCTGCTGCTGGCCTTCACCCCCTGCTCGCTACCGATGCTGCCCATCCTCGCCGGGTTGGTCATGGGCAATGGTGCCAGTGCACGACGTGGCTGGATTCTGGCCGGCGTCTACGTTCTGAGCATGGCCTTGGTGTACGCCGCACTGGGTGTGGTCGCCGCGCTGCTCGGCGCCAGCCTGCAGGCCTGGCTACAGCAACCTTGGCTGCTGGGCAGCCTGGCCGGCCTGTTCGTGATCCTCGCCCTGCCGATGTTCGGGGCCTTCGAACTGCAACTGCCCGCCGCCGTGCGTGACCGCCTCGATCGTGCAGGCCAGGGAACGCGTGGCGGCAACCTGTATGGCGCAGCGTTGCTTGGCGCGCTCTCGGGCCTGCTGATGGGGCCGTGCATGACCGCGCCACTGGCCGGTGCGCTGCTCTATATCGCCCAGAGCGGCGATGTGGTTCAGGGTGCGCTGGTGCTGTTCAGCCTGGGGCTGGGCATGGGCGTACCACTGCTGTTGCTGGTCACCCTGGGCAACCGCTACCTGCCACGCCCTGGAGCTTGGATGAACCTGGTCAAGGGCGTGTTCGGCTTCGTCTTCCTGGCAATGGCGCTGTACACCCTGCGCAGCCTGCTGCCAGAACCACTGCTGCTGGCACTGGTCGGCGCCTGGCTGATTGCCCTGGCCTGGGCTGCATGGCCTGCCCTGCAGCGTCTGCCGGCGCTACGAGCCCTGCCGTTGCTGGGTGCGCTCTGGGGTGGCCTGTTGCTGGTCGGCGCTGCCGCGGGTGGCAGCGATCTGTGGCAACCGCTGCAGCCATTCACCGGTGGTGGCGCCGCGCCGATGAGCAGCGCCCATGACCAGCGGGTCATCACCATCGACAACCCGCAGGACCTGCAGCGCGAACTGGATGCCGCCAAAGCGCGCAACCAATGGGTGTTAGTCGACTACTACGCCGACTGGTGCGTATCGTGCAAAGTGATGGAGAAACAGGTATTTGCCCGCAGCGACGTGCAGGCCAGCCTCGACGGCGTGCAATTGCTGCGCCTGGATGTCACTGCCGACACCCCCGCCAGCCGCGCATTGCTGCAGCGCTACCAGGTTCCAGGCCCGCCCAGCCTGATCTGGATCGGCCCGGAAGGTGACGAGCGCCGTGCCCGACGCATCACCGGCGAAATCGACGCGGCAGCGTTCCTGCAACACTGGGCCCAGACCAGGAGTCAAGGTTGATGCTGACGGTAACCCTGGGGCCATTGACGATGGCCCTGAACCACCTGCTGCTGCTCAGTGCATTGGGCATCGCTTGCCTGGTCGGCTGGTGGGTGGCCCGCCGTGGCGGCGAAAGCCCCGAGTCGGCACTGTTCAATCTGTTTCTGGTCGGAGTCCTCAGCGCCCGTGCAGGCTTCGTCCTGGAGTACTGGGCGATGTACCGCGACGAGCCACTGCAGATCATCGACATTCGCGATGGCGGCTTCCAACTCTGGAGCGGCCTGGCGGGCATCGTCGCTGCTGCCTTGTGGCAAGGTCGACGCCGTCCGGGCCTGCGCCGGCCACTGGGCTGGGCACTGTTCAGCGGCGCCCTGTTCTGGGGGCTGGCAAGCCTGGGCAGCCACCTGTACAGCAAAGGCACCGAACTGCCCGATCTGAGCCTGCGCAACGCCAGCGGCGAGTCGGTGGCCCTGCACAGCTACCGCGGCACACCCCTGGTCATCAACATCTGGGCCACCTGGTGCCCACCGTGCCGACGGGAGATGCCCGTGCTGCAGCAGGCCCAGAGCGACTACCCCGACGTGACCTTCCTGTTCGTCAACCAAGGCGAAACACCCGAAAGCGTCAGTACCTTCCTTGCCACGACCGGCCTGAGCCTGAACCACGTGCTGTTCGACGGCAGTGGGCAACTGGCGCAACGGGTCGGCTCCATGGCCCTGCCCACCACTTTGTTTTACAACGCCGAGGGCCGCCTGGTCGGCAGCCATCTCGGCGAGCTGTCCCGCGCCAGCCTGCACAACGCCCTGGAACCTTTGAAGCGGGCCGTGGCGCCCGCCCCCGCCGTACAAGGAAAATGACATGCGACTGACTGCTCTCCTGCCCCTCTCCCTGGCCCTGCTCGTCGCGCCCCTGGCCCAAGCAGAGCCCTGGCCCAAGCCGATCCAGCAGATGGAGGCCAAGGGCGCGGTGATCAAGGGCACGTTCGACGCGCCCAATGGCCTGCGCGGCTATGCCGCCGAGTACCATAGCAACGGCATCGCCCTGTATCTGACCCCCGACGGCAAGCACGTGCTGGTTGGCAGCCTGTTCGATGAACAAGGCCAGGACCTGAGCGCCGAGCCATTGGACAAGCTGGTCTACACACCGATGAGCAAGGAAATCTGGGCGAAGATGGAAAAGACCGCCTGGATCCAGGACGGCAAGGCTGATGCGCCACGCATCGTCTACCTGTTCAGCGACCCCAACTGCCCGTACTGCAACATGTTCTGGCAACAGGCGCGGCCTTGGGTCGACTCGGGCAAGGTGCAATTGCGCCATATCATGGTCGGCATCATCCGTCCGGACAGCCCGGGCAAGTCCGCCGCGCTGTTGTCGGCAAAAGACCCTGCCAAGGCACTGCAAGATCACGAAAGCGCTGGCAAGGCCAGCACGCTCAAGGCACTGGACACCATTCCCGAACCCACACAGAAGCAACTCGCAGCCAACCAGGCGTTGATGGAAGAAATGGGGCTGGGCGCAACGCCTGCGATCTTCTACCAGGATGAACAGGGACAACTGCAAAGCCAACAAGGCGCGCCACGCCCGGAAATGCTCGGCAAGATTCTGGGCAAGCGCTGACCTGATAAATCTGTCAGGTGCGAGACCGACGCAGTCTCCCTAGACTCCTCTTATCGCACCCTCGCGGCCACGCGATCGGTGCGCAGGATGCGATGAGAAGAGGGATCGCCGATGCCTGCCATCAAGGCTGCACGCTACCATGCCGAAACACCGGACGTGACGGTGCTGTCCGGTGCAGCAGGCGCTACGGTGACGCTGCGCCTGCTGCGCTCCCCACAGGATGGAGCAGACATACCCGCAGCAAAACTGCTGCGTAACCGCACCCATGCAGAAGCACTGACCCGCACCGTCCGCCAGTTCGGTGCACGAGCATTGCAAGTATCGGCAGGCGCAACGACGCTGGCCGATGCCACGACGGTCGCCAGCCTCGGCGGCCGACAGTTGAAGCTGCACACCACCGACGGCGATACCTCACTGTCGCTTGATGATGCCACTGGTCGACCGCTGTGGACCTGCAACGCCCAGGGCACCCACCACACGCACACCTATGAAACCCCAGAACAAGGCGGGCGCAAGAGCGCGATCTTCGAGCACCCAGCCGCCGGCATCGCACGTATGCGCGAGCGCCTGGTGTATGCCCCAGCCACTGCTGCCGACCGCCAGCGCAACCTGGCAGGTGCCACGCTCAAGCATTTCGACAACGCAGGCCTGACCCACACAGCCTTGCTATCGCTCACCAGCAAACCTCTCGAAACCCGGCAACAGTTGTTGCAGCCTCACGCCGAACAACCCGATTGGGCTGGCAGCAGTGAGGGTGATCTGGAAGAGAACATACTGATCACCGTTAACCGATACAACGCAGTGGGCGATGTGCTGGTACGCACCAACGCAGCCGGGGTCACGAGTTCGAAGACACTGGACGTCAGTGGCGCAGTACGCCAGATACATTTGCGCCAGGGTGCCAAGGAGGCCATGGCGCTCGCGGCAGTCACGCGCAGGGCCGATGGCATGGTCATGGCGCAGACGTCTGGCAATGGCGTGGTCGACCTCTATGGCTACTCGCCCACCAGTCAGCGCCTGATTCAACATCGTACGCAGCGCCCAAGTGACCATGCGCTGGGCTATCTGCTGATCAGCGACCTGCACTATGGCTACGATCCCGCAGGCAACATCCTCACCCTCGATGACCAAGGTGCCGACCCTCAGTGGCATGACAACCACGAGTCCGACGGCCTGCGCGAATACGCCTACGACACCCTCTACCGCCTGGTCGAGGCCAGCGGGCGCGAGCGCAGCCCGGTCGGTGCCTACTGGTCGCCCTCGTTCGGAACGTCCGACCGCCAGGGCGGCATGGTCTGGACACCTTACAGCGAACGCTACGAATACGACGACGGTGACAACCTGATCACCTTGAGTCACAACGGTGGTGCCGGTCAGCGCACCCAGCACCTTCGTGTGTCGACCCAGAGCAACCGCGCAATGCCCGAGGGCCACGGGCTGGCACCAGACAACGACTTTCTGCCTGGCGGCCTGCAGAAACAACTGATCGATGGCCGGGCACTGGCTTGGTTGGCCGATCACCAGTTGGGCCAGGTGTCGCTGGTCAAACGCGCCAACGGAGCGGCGGATGATATCGAGCAATACCGCTACGCCAATGGCGGCACCCGCCGTCGCAAAATCAGTACGGTGCGCATGGCCAACGCAATCCAGACCACTCTGACGACCTACCTCGATGACTGCGAAGTACGCCTGCGCACGCTCGAAGGCCAGCCCCAGGCGCTCAAGCACGTCGTGATCAGCGAAGTCGAGGAGACGCGTTGGATTGAAAATCGCCTGAGTACCGAGGTTCACCTGCGCTATGGGTTTAGCGACCATCTGGGCAGCAGTGCGGGAGAAACGGACGAGGTGGGAAACATCGTCTCGCGTGAGGAATACGCCCCCTATGGCGAAACAGTTGGCCTGGATGAGCAAGCAGCGGAAGTCGGCGGATTAACCCAACGTACGTCGCGTCATGCCGGCAAGGAGCTCGATGCCAGCGGTCTTTACTACTACGGCTGGCGATACTATCAGACGGGGTTGGGCCGATGGCTGAGTGCCGATCCCGGTAGGCTTATTGATGGCCCGAATCTGTATCGGACGAATAGAAATAATCCTCTGCGCTTTCGTGACGCTACGGGGATGTCTCCAGCAGAGACCGTTATGACTATAGCCATAGAAATATTTGCCATCTGGCTGCTTCTGCTGAACATAGCGACGCTTATTACGAACAACCAACCCCTCTACTACCAGGTGAAAGATGCAGAGAGAAACGGAACATCACTGACAGCTCCCTTATGGAAGCACTGGAGAGAACCGGGTGGCCGCCTCCATGCTGCATCCAGCGGACTCAGGGTGCTTAACATCCTTAATGCGATTACTTTAATGTTCTTGGGCTGGATCTCCCCCGATGATTCCTCCGCGCGATATTTAACCATGTTTGGCGCCATCACATCGGTCGGAACCCAAAATCTTGCACAATATCGGGTGTTTATGAAACAACGTACAGCTGAACAAATTCGCCGTGCTCAGTTGGAATCTGAAGAGGCTCCCCCGTTCAGAAATGATGCTCAATCACCCGATAATCAAAACTCCGCGGGCGGCGAAAACTGTGTTCACCAATACGCCCCTAGCAGACCACACTCTCCCAGACTTGGGGAACAGCGCCCGGATACGCACGACGCTATAGAGAGGGTCGCCTTGCCCGCTCCATCGGCACATACCAACGCAGGAGAGGACTTCTCTGCACCGCAGCACCTCGCCATCAATATTGACGACCCAGATACAAATGATACTCAACAAGTACCGACGCTAGCTCGCACGCACAGCACATCGAGCGAAGAGAATACTCTCAACCTGGAGACACTGTTTCCTGACACCTCCGACGATGATTCAAACTCCAGCCGGCGCTCAAGCCTATCAAGTAACTCTTCGACGCTGTCAAGTAACTCTTCGACGGTAAGAAAAAACATGGGCGAACCCAAACGTAGAAAGAGCATCAACAAAGTACCGCGTTAAATACAGCACGACACCAGCGCGGCTTGCCCGCGCTGGTGTCGTGCCTGTTACAACCCTTCCAACTCCGCCATCAGATCACTCAACCGATCCACCTTATCCTCATCCAACGCACTGCCCTGCAACCCTTCGACATACGCCGCCAGCTCTTCCACGGTGCTGCACTCGAACATCGCCCGCAGCGGCACATTCAGTTGCAGGCGCTTCTGCACGCGTGAGGCAATCTGCGTGGCCAGCAACGAGTGCCCGCCCAGTTCGAAGAAGTTGTCGCGCACCCCGACCCGCTCAGCCTTGAGCACCTCGCCCCAGATAGCGGCCAGGGTCTCTTCCAGCTCGCTGCGCGGCGCCAGGTAGTCCTGGCTGTGCTGGGCACCGATCTCGATGACCGGCAGCGCCTTGCGATCGAGCTTGCCATTGGTATTGTGCGGCAGGTTATCGAACCAGGCCCAGTGCAGCGGCACCATGTACTCCGGCAACTCGGCACGCAGACGCTGCTTGATCTGCTCGAGCAGACCGGCATCGGCCACCACGCCCTGGTGGGCTACCAGGTAGCCAACCAGATGCTTGCCATTGGCGCC
The Pseudomonas putida genome window above contains:
- the dsbG gene encoding thiol:disulfide interchange protein DsbG, with protein sequence MRLTALLPLSLALLVAPLAQAEPWPKPIQQMEAKGAVIKGTFDAPNGLRGYAAEYHSNGIALYLTPDGKHVLVGSLFDEQGQDLSAEPLDKLVYTPMSKEIWAKMEKTAWIQDGKADAPRIVYLFSDPNCPYCNMFWQQARPWVDSGKVQLRHIMVGIIRPDSPGKSAALLSAKDPAKALQDHESAGKASTLKALDTIPEPTQKQLAANQALMEEMGLGATPAIFYQDEQGQLQSQQGAPRPEMLGKILGKR
- a CDS encoding RHS repeat-associated core domain-containing protein, whose translation is MPAIKAARYHAETPDVTVLSGAAGATVTLRLLRSPQDGADIPAAKLLRNRTHAEALTRTVRQFGARALQVSAGATTLADATTVASLGGRQLKLHTTDGDTSLSLDDATGRPLWTCNAQGTHHTHTYETPEQGGRKSAIFEHPAAGIARMRERLVYAPATAADRQRNLAGATLKHFDNAGLTHTALLSLTSKPLETRQQLLQPHAEQPDWAGSSEGDLEENILITVNRYNAVGDVLVRTNAAGVTSSKTLDVSGAVRQIHLRQGAKEAMALAAVTRRADGMVMAQTSGNGVVDLYGYSPTSQRLIQHRTQRPSDHALGYLLISDLHYGYDPAGNILTLDDQGADPQWHDNHESDGLREYAYDTLYRLVEASGRERSPVGAYWSPSFGTSDRQGGMVWTPYSERYEYDDGDNLITLSHNGGAGQRTQHLRVSTQSNRAMPEGHGLAPDNDFLPGGLQKQLIDGRALAWLADHQLGQVSLVKRANGAADDIEQYRYANGGTRRRKISTVRMANAIQTTLTTYLDDCEVRLRTLEGQPQALKHVVISEVEETRWIENRLSTEVHLRYGFSDHLGSSAGETDEVGNIVSREEYAPYGETVGLDEQAAEVGGLTQRTSRHAGKELDASGLYYYGWRYYQTGLGRWLSADPGRLIDGPNLYRTNRNNPLRFRDATGMSPAETVMTIAIEIFAIWLLLLNIATLITNNQPLYYQVKDAERNGTSLTAPLWKHWREPGGRLHAASSGLRVLNILNAITLMFLGWISPDDSSARYLTMFGAITSVGTQNLAQYRVFMKQRTAEQIRRAQLESEEAPPFRNDAQSPDNQNSAGGENCVHQYAPSRPHSPRLGEQRPDTHDAIERVALPAPSAHTNAGEDFSAPQHLAINIDDPDTNDTQQVPTLARTHSTSSEENTLNLETLFPDTSDDDSNSSRRSSLSSNSSTLSSNSSTVRKNMGEPKRRKSINKVPR